The sequence TTGACTTCTAGTATTATTATGAAAAGGGGATAACAATTAATAGGGGTAGATGGACTAAATGTCTGGCTTATGTTTGGATGACTTACTGAGGCATCTGTTGCTGGCAAAGGAGCTGAGGACTTGCTCACAATCCTCCTTCTGATTGCCACTGTCCTTGCAGGAGCACCACAGTGTGACCTCAGTACTGGAATTGCTGGCATAATTGGGGGTCATAGGTGTACCTATTTCAAGACCGAAAAAAACAAAGAGTCAGAATTTTCCCATATGGAATACCAATGAGTCAAAAGATACAGACCCACCAGTCTAGGCACGCTTTCCATAACCCCAGAATGTGCTATCTCAATCTGCTCAATTCAACATCCTGCCAATCTCAAACTCTTTCTAAGGATTTCTGATGTGAAGTCGCTCTGTGCTCCAGATTGGCGGGAGGGAAAGGTATAAAAATATatctaattttaaaaattgtaattaACTAAAGCATAACCACACTGTTGCTGTGGTCAGCGAAATGCTTCATAGGCAGGGCATGAAGGGGATAGTGATCCTGTTTCTGGCATCAGTATATCAAAATCAGAGGTGTAGTGCTTCTAGACATGGATACTCCATTTCGTTACCATGGCTAATAACCACCTAACATAAGAAACTGATGGTTAATGTTCCTCCTCCAACATCAGAGTGAACGTGAAAGTGGAATAGTATTCAGCTATAAGGGGAAGGAAGATGGACCAAGTCTTCAGAAGAGGGAGTTTCCTACAGCTCAGAGAAGCTTACGCTCCTTTCTCACTCTCTGTTCCATAGACCGGGAAGGCAGGACCTtacattgcacacacacacacccccaggtATGTCTAATGGTATAACCCTCATCAAGCTCCCAGTGAATTCCTCTGGGCCCAGCACATACCAACCATCCCCATGTAAGCCTCCAGGCATGCAGCATGGTTGTGCGGAGAGCAGCCATCTGAAGATGTGCCTGAAGGCTTGCATTGCTCTTGGAAGTCTGCCAGCCGGGATCTGGTGGAAGATAACAACTATCAGAACAAGGGCTTTCTTTACCACCACAGAGATTGCTTTATTCATTTGTCCTGTAGTTTATAAACCAAAGTCACTTTTTATGCAAAGCCAAGCAACATCATAGATCTTCATCTTAAaagtaatacagtgatacctcaggttacatacgcttcaggttacagactccgctaacccagaaatagtgcttcaggttaagaactttgcttcaggatgagtacagaaatcgtgctctggcggcgtggcggcagcgggaggccccattagctaaagtggtgcttcaggttaagaacagtttcaggttaagtacagacctccagaacgaattaagttcttaacctgaggtaccactgtagctacatTAGGAATGGGCAACTGATGGCTCATGGCTTACATGGCCCCCAAAGCAGTGTTTTCTGGCAACTGGCGGCTTAACCAAAAATACTTTATAGAACAGACATGTTAGTCCTACATCTCTCACATGTTTAATGTAATATACAAACGTACAAGGggaccgggtggcgctgtggtctaaactactgagcctcttgagtttgctgattggaaggtcagtggttcgaatccacgcaatggggtgagctcctgttgctctgtcccaacttctgccaacctagcaattcaaaagcccACCactgtaagtagataaataggtaccgctgtggcaggaaggtaaatggtttagtcatgctggccacatgacctggaaagctgtctgtggacaaacactggctccctcggcctgaagcgagatgagcgccacaccccatagttgcctttgactggacttaactgtccagggatcctttaccttttataaacaTACATATTGAGCATATGCTCTCCTTAAGAGCAAAGTCCTTCTTACTAGATGGTCTCCAATTTTATTATGAAACTGACCACCTCTGGCTCACAGACATCTGTCTGGAGAATAAAGTGGCTCTCAAGTATGTAGAAATTGTCCATCCCTGATTTAGGTGATGCTTTTCCTGATCTGCTGTTTCAAAAACATaagattgcattttaaaattaaaatgtgtaTAGACTGGGACTATCTAAATTGTTAGGCATTATGGAAACATATAGttttatttccttcttttactgtAACAAGTGTACAATCCGCCTGAGGATCCAGTTACTTGTGCCTCATACAACTAATAGCTTACTATGGCGGCCACCCCAATGCCCTTGGTGCCAGACCTACTTGCAGATATTGTCCTTCAGACAGGAGTCCAACAGGACAAGGCAGTttggcttgctgctgctgctgctgctctggaaaGAGCACTCCGGGACAATGGTATTCCAGCGCCGCTCACCACAGACCTCGTCTTGACAAGGGCAGAAGAGGAGGCTCTTGGTGAAATCCGCGCTGATCCTCTCAAAGAAGTGTCTCAGGTGTCGGTGGCATCTGCGCCGATCACAGGTGGTCTCTGTGCTGCAGGTCTGGGCATAGAGTGAGCGCAGACGCATGCACTTGTGGTTCAAGTGGCAAACGTTTGTGGCATGCAGGCAGGGATTTGTCCTATCCATAGCTATATGGGAGCCAACAAAAGTCACAGAAAGACAAGAATATGTAGTGGGTTCCAGAGATTATTTCCATGAAAATGTGGATTAAACACGAAGAAAATGTAGTCGAAGCAATTTCCAATATCACTTTGCAATTCAGAAATTCATTTATTTACAcctgcttccttttccttcatAGTTTGCCCTGTGTGAAGCTTTAGATTGTAGACTCCATGGAGTAGGCACTTGTCCTTCTGTGCTCTGAAAAGCACCATGCACACTGGTGTTGCTGCCCTGGGTAATCTACCCAGATACTCTGTGCAGCATCGGAGTAGACTTGAAGGCTGGGGGAAGCAATCACATGGATGGGTTCTACCCTTATGCAGAACCTCATTTGGGAAGATTTTATACTAGGCCAGAGTTTTGGTGGGTGGCGCACTCCTATTCTCTGTGTACACACATCAAAAGGTGTGATACCTTCTACATACCCAGCGAGTTTTCTTTTGGCTGCTACTGCTGTTATCTCTCAGAAGATTCCTCTCAGACTAAAACTTTTTTTCTGTGGAAAATTTACCTCACAGGACTACTTTATCTTTGAGAGTCTTATACTTTCTGCTTTCTGTTACATTATAATAACAGTTATTTCTGCCTTTCAGATttgagtttgttttatttttggtctATGCTGATATCCCTCACCTCTAGACCATATGTTTACCCTGGCATCCTAGCATTAGTCTGCTTGACGCTACCTTTAAATTGCTTATAAAACATTTCCTTTCTCCCTAAAAAAACTCAGCTGTAGTATGTAGGTCCtgaggaaaagaaaagacaacCAAATGTTAGTACAGGTTCTACCTGAAATCCTAGTTGACAGTTTGTTGTAATTGGTCTTTGAAGAGTCTTCATTGTCTGCATCTTCATAGGGTGACACCTCTAAATGAAAGTCATCTgtgcaaaataaatttatttacttaGGAGTCACACTGTAAGTTATGTGTGTAATGAATAAAAcagaaaatcacaaaatatgaacTCTTAAAAAAAGGTAACCAAGGCAGCAGAATGCAACTCTAAACATATCCATTTACATAAAAGCACAAGAGCAATACAAAGCTAAAACACATGTCAATCTAGCACAGATTAAAATTATTTCAGAGCTAAATTAAAAACAATGatacagcattaaaaataatttcataaaaaactggGTGAATTGAAAACTATTTGCCTGGTACCAACATTTATTAATGTAGGTGcaaggaaaaccaataaaaataattggcaaaaaagGGAAAATGCCCCAAGGGACAGcatgccctgttcagggaagtttttaatgtttgaagttttattctgtttttaatgttctgttgaaagccatccagactggctggggaaacccaaccagatgggcagggtagaaataataaattgttgttgttgatgatgttgttaTGCCGTAAAGGAGAGgccacaacagagaaggccctccaccTTCAGCGTGAGAAAGCACTTgcaggcagctgcatgtggaaaagAAGTCTATCTACATGTTCCCAGTTGGCTCCTTAATGCGGGGGCCGGGGCACATAAAACTAAGCAGGAAATGCTTAAGATTTTAATTAACAGAAAGAGAAGAACCACACCTTAATATCCTGCTCAGTCTAAAAAACAATTATGAGGGATCTTTTTTGATTTTGACATCTATTTTAGAATATTGTCAATGTAAACATTcaaatatatatgtttttattctttttgtaaaccatcgTGGAAAATAAAATTTCAAGGTAGCAAAAATTAAGCAATGGGTTTCGAATAGCTTTCTATTCTTTGGGAGGAGCCATAGCAGAAGATCCAAaatcaacccccagcatctctggTTAAAAAGAATTTCAAGAAACAAGGCTAGATGTAGGAAGACTGAGACCCTGGGGAGACGCTTTCTAGTCAGCCAGACAATTGCTAGTCTTGACTTGgtgcaaatatttttgttttgtttttgcaatcagGTCCAAGGGTCTTCTCCCAGATATTCAGGTATTGCTCTGGAGTGGGGCACACAATTCTTATCCTCCCGCCACCAGTGATAATACAAAATGAAGAGTGAGCAAAGCTTCTATCTCACCAAAATGAAGAGTCCAGTAGATGCGCAGGCACAGCTGCTCCAACTTTCGTGTGCGCCGGTGACACTTGCATTCCTGAAAATAACTGTTTCTTACAAATGTTCCTGCCGCGAAGCATCTGTTCCTGGTTTCTTGGTCAGGGAGGAAACTGCTCTTGGAAAAAGACTGGGAACAGTTTTGCAAGGTCTGATAAGCGGCGCTGCAGGCAGGCTCAGCCAAGCAAAGGGTCTCTGCTGTTATACAGGTGTGCGGCTGATCAAGAGAGAGAACAAGGAGGCCTCCTGTTCAAgtagagagagtgtgtgttagCATTTCATAAATTCACATACTGCAGCCACTTTCTCATCCCTTCAAGGGCACAAGCATAAGCTCCTGCTTTTTACTGAATTAAGCAATCTGGAATGTTTATACTGCCACAATCACTAATGTGGATTAGCACACATGTATGCTTTGCCTATCCTGTTGTTCATATtatcaaggtggggggggggagatgtgtgGGATTCAAGTAACAAGTCCTACTGGAGGAAGCAAAGACAAGGACTCCAGCTAGTACAACAGGACTTCCCTCACTGTCCCCCCCAttggcttttttttgggggggggtgagttcAGTCAGAGCTGTAACTACGGGGAGCGGGGTAGTCTTTCTCTTGCCCTATGTTAAGCCTCCAGAGGACTCCCACTGAGgctccctgtgtgtgtgtctgtgtgtgtgtgtaaatgtaggggtgggggtgtgccaaactgggtctttgacccgggtgaaataaagcctagtttcgtcCCCGATTTGGAAGAAGTCTCAAAACAGTGTAAAGCGGGAAGAGAAAGGgtgttgttccatctggcaagctgaaaagctTGTTCTGACAAAACAAACGCCATAGTGCTACACTTAATTCCTCCCATTGCTATAGTATGGTTTTTATTTTGATATTCCAACGGATGTGTATGAGAGTTCTTTTTACAAATCTACATTTATCTACCTCTTGCTGTTGGCAATTGCTAATTGCTAGCATGTAAAGATCACCACTCCTTGCATTAAatgctttttagaagaaaggaaGATCTCCACACTTTAATCTATTCTTCCGACATAAAATCAAGAGTTTctaaagcctttttttaaaaaaagcagcagtGTCCAGTTGGGCAGGATTATACTTTGGTGTTGAATTTTGGTGGAAATCTACATTTTGGTGAAATAGATGGGCCCAGTCTTTGACAGCAGTGCTGTTTGAACCTCCAGTCCACTTCGGCAATTTGGCACCAGCTCCAGACTCACATCCTGATACTTACATAAGTGACAGAAATGACAGCTACAGACAGACTTCCTGGTATCACGTTTGGCATCTTACTATAACCACTAATAAATAGACTCATTTCAGGTCCAACCAGTTGCTGCAGTGGTTTCTATATTTGAATGTGAGCCAAATGGAGAACAGCGCAGACTGAACCATGCTTGAAGGGCAGATGTTCTTGTCCTTGAAAAATGACAGTTGCAGAAATGAAACGCTCCTCAAATTTCTATCACATacaacaggggtgggggaactcaGGCCCAGGGTCCAAATGTGGCCCACTAgatctatctggcccttggggctCCCTTGAGGTCTGAACTCCTCTAGCTTGGCCTTATCCCTCACCAGCCTTGCTCGGTgctctcctcaagtgcttttgtctgtctggaatgtgtccttggattgTGATAAAacttcttccttgcctggatggaaaatggaaagataCGTGCGCATGAGGGCCTTTAGAAATCTCTGGCGTGTGTGTGGCTGGGAATGGAGCTTTCGGTAGAAAAATAAGAGCCCCATCCACTTTTGTCTCCGGCTTTTCCCACCCCTCTCAGGTGtgtcatgagggaatgtggccctcaaactgaaaaggttccccaccccaacatAGAAATATGGCCCCATTCTAAAACACTCATATTCCTGTCCACCATCTCTCATTTCCCCCAGTGTGCTTTTGATTTACATTCAGTGTTTCTCTTTGCATAttgattttcaatttttattatgGCTTGGTTAACATCTATTGAATCCCAAGCATTCTTACTATACACTTAACAACAGACTTTAGGAAATTCGGACAGATCACTTCCAcagcatacacttaaagcacatgggCTTCCCACATAGAATTGTGAGAATTGTGACTCTGTGATGGGTAGATaacagtttccaggattttttagagagccatgtgctttagatgtattttaaatgtatggcaggGATTTGACTATAGAGCATCCCACAGAGATATGCAGGGGAAAGGGGGCAACTGTCTTACAAAGTATAGCTGCTGCAACCATCTTCCATGTCTCTCCCACCACCACACCTCGTATGGCAGGAGGAACACAACCATCTGCAGGGATACCACAACCATTCGtgtagggaagggaggaagggccAGGCAACTGTCTAATCAGGGCAATCACAGCCCACAATCCAAAGAGCAGCCAGGTGGATGGAAGTGTTGTGCCAGTGATAGGCTTACCCCTGGGTGTGGGGGAGCACTACCAACCACCAACCTTGTCCTACCTGGGCAGGAAGTCCCCTAAACCTTGGGGATGGGAGTACAGCCAACAGGAGTACAGCCCACTACAGAAACAGA comes from Podarcis raffonei isolate rPodRaf1 chromosome 2, rPodRaf1.pri, whole genome shotgun sequence and encodes:
- the GFRA3 gene encoding GDNF family receptor alpha-3, with amino-acid sequence MGLPLLLGLLLLSRTGGLLVLSLDQPHTCITAETLCLAEPACSAAYQTLQNCSQSFSKSSFLPDQETRNRCFAAGTFVRNSYFQECKCHRRTRKLEQLCLRIYWTLHFDDFHLEVSPYEDADNEDSSKTNYNKLSTRISAMDRTNPCLHATNVCHLNHKCMRLRSLYAQTCSTETTCDRRRCHRHLRHFFERISADFTKSLLFCPCQDEVCGERRWNTIVPECSFQSSSSSSKPNCLVLLDSCLKDNICKSRLADFQEQCKPSGTSSDGCSPHNHAACLEAYMGMVGTPMTPNYASNSSTEVTLWCSCKDSGNQKEDCEQVLSSFASNRCLRSAIQSQMILNQRNMEVQEQLQFTPSLNFQGDATSTDGTVFTSEMRWEAEKSKMQPEVLMQDGRSFPNSVYSGAHLSSLTLTFTLLLLLLGPP